A single genomic interval of Candidatus Bipolaricaulis anaerobius harbors:
- a CDS encoding TldD/PmbA family protein, translating into MDILKQAAHKAEAAELYEELREGVAVNFNGGEIETAGSEAVRGRALRVIAGGRLGFASTAGGSDDALLTSALLAASHGDPAPFRFAGKDGPQTAVPVLDREVAGIGVEDLITWGEDAVRRIRDEFPELIINASLGRGTHEVAVHTSTGGEWSEKRSYLSMAVEAKLIRQGDIWSVDAFRSVRRASDLDREALLGDLLRELRWGRKIAAPPTGRPPVLFLPSGLPVLLLPLMIGFSGLSVFLGTSPLKGRLGEAAFDPRLSLTDDGVIPFGPRSRSFDDEGVPTGKLPLIDRGVVRSFYYDLRAAALAKAKPTGNGIKGGPLGGGGFRVPPGPASRHLTLAPGAGTLDDLIREMKDGLIVAGVLGLGQGNIQSGAFSNNVGIGFAVQGGVVVGRVKNTMIAGNAYDVLKDGVVAIGGDREWVFGGFHLPPFRTRNIVVVAQ; encoded by the coding sequence ATGGACATCCTCAAGCAGGCAGCGCACAAGGCGGAAGCAGCGGAGCTCTACGAGGAACTGCGCGAAGGCGTGGCCGTCAATTTCAACGGCGGGGAGATCGAGACCGCCGGGTCGGAGGCGGTGCGCGGGCGCGCGCTGCGGGTGATCGCGGGGGGGAGGCTGGGGTTCGCGTCCACAGCCGGGGGGAGCGACGATGCCCTCCTCACCTCCGCCCTCCTCGCTGCCTCTCACGGCGACCCGGCCCCGTTCCGGTTCGCGGGGAAGGACGGACCGCAGACGGCGGTCCCCGTCCTCGACCGGGAGGTAGCGGGGATCGGGGTGGAGGACCTCATCACGTGGGGCGAGGACGCCGTGCGGCGGATCCGCGATGAGTTCCCCGAGCTCATCATCAACGCCTCGCTCGGGCGGGGGACGCACGAGGTCGCGGTGCACACCTCGACCGGCGGCGAGTGGAGCGAGAAGAGGTCGTACCTCTCGATGGCCGTCGAGGCTAAACTCATCCGCCAGGGGGACATCTGGAGCGTGGACGCGTTCCGGTCCGTGCGGCGGGCGTCCGACCTCGACCGCGAGGCCCTCCTCGGGGACCTCCTCCGCGAACTCCGGTGGGGGCGGAAGATCGCCGCCCCGCCCACAGGGAGGCCCCCGGTCCTGTTCCTCCCCAGTGGCCTCCCCGTCCTCCTCTTACCCCTCATGATCGGGTTCTCCGGGCTGTCCGTGTTCCTCGGGACCTCCCCGTTGAAGGGCCGCCTCGGGGAGGCCGCGTTCGATCCGCGCCTTTCCCTGACCGACGACGGGGTGATCCCGTTCGGCCCGCGGTCGCGGTCGTTCGACGACGAGGGGGTGCCCACGGGGAAGCTCCCCCTCATCGACCGCGGCGTGGTCCGCAGCTTCTACTACGACCTCCGGGCTGCGGCCCTGGCCAAGGCGAAGCCCACCGGAAACGGGATCAAGGGCGGTCCCCTCGGCGGGGGAGGGTTCCGCGTCCCCCCGGGCCCTGCCTCCCGCCACCTCACCCTCGCCCCCGGGGCGGGGACCCTGGACGACCTCATCCGCGAGATGAAGGACGGCCTCATCGTGGCCGGGGTGCTCGGCCTGGGACAGGGGAACATCCAATCCGGTGCGTTCTCGAACAACGTCGGGATCGGGTTCGCGGTGCAGGGAGGGGTGGTCGTGGGCCGGGTGAAGAACACCATGATCGCCGGCAACGCCTACGATGTCCTCAAGGACGGCGTGGTCGCGATCGGGGGCGATCGGGAGTGGGTGTTCGGCGGGTTCCACCTCCCCCCGTTCCGCACCCGAAATATAGTCGTAGTCGCCCAATAA
- a CDS encoding DUF4004 family protein: MDEDLIAKKDVLEQTGISYGQLYRWKRKGLIPEAWFIRKATVTGQETFFPRDKILTRIEQIRSLKEEQSLDELVQILAPEASPECVQHDNPAALTPIGAEGRKLLWKERGYTFGELVALACGAQAMRSGTRPAEAKLLVDLVRAEEAAVRTSTGMTALLAEKAFDQEGISVRLTLGVLGHEPLKLDRESRIKHRVDLEQITEQVKLALREVA; this comes from the coding sequence ATGGATGAAGATTTGATCGCGAAGAAGGACGTCCTGGAACAGACCGGGATCTCATACGGCCAGCTCTACCGTTGGAAGCGCAAGGGCCTCATCCCCGAGGCGTGGTTCATCCGCAAGGCGACGGTCACGGGCCAGGAGACGTTCTTTCCCCGGGACAAGATCCTGACCCGCATCGAGCAGATCCGCTCCCTCAAGGAGGAGCAGTCGCTCGATGAGCTGGTGCAGATCCTTGCCCCCGAGGCATCCCCGGAGTGCGTGCAGCACGACAACCCGGCGGCACTGACCCCGATCGGGGCCGAGGGCCGCAAGCTTTTGTGGAAGGAGCGCGGGTACACGTTCGGCGAGCTGGTGGCCCTGGCGTGCGGGGCGCAGGCGATGCGGTCCGGGACCCGCCCGGCGGAGGCGAAGCTCCTCGTGGACCTCGTGCGCGCCGAGGAGGCGGCCGTCCGCACGTCCACCGGGATGACGGCCCTCCTCGCTGAGAAGGCGTTCGACCAGGAGGGGATCTCGGTGCGGCTGACGCTGGGGGTGCTCGGGCACGAGCCCCTCAAGCTCGACCGCGAATCGCGGATCAAGCACCGGGTGGACCTGGAGCAGATCACAGAGCAGGTGAAGCTGGCGCTGAGGGAGGTGGCGTAG
- a CDS encoding polymer-forming cytoskeletal protein: protein MESQSVSISGSGRVSGGEYTQVRISGSGRVEGDVIAQEIRVSGSARFQGTVKAKEISVSGSGKFTSRVEADILVTSGSCGIEGDAVVKELRSSGAQRIGGSLRGHYVRVSGVLNVACDLETDVFNSSGRFEIGGLLSADRVEVKLVGDSRAREIGGENIDIRASSGFNFGFSLSRGLRFGVGIGTLTVGEIEGDHIHLEATTADVVRGKIVDIGPGCRIGRVEYTESLEVHPEAEVREKIKR from the coding sequence ATGGAGAGCCAGAGCGTTTCCATCTCGGGATCAGGGCGGGTCTCTGGCGGCGAGTACACCCAGGTCCGGATCTCCGGCTCGGGGCGGGTGGAGGGGGATGTCATCGCGCAGGAGATCCGCGTCTCCGGGTCGGCGCGGTTCCAGGGAACGGTGAAGGCGAAGGAGATCTCCGTCTCCGGATCCGGGAAGTTCACGAGCCGGGTGGAGGCCGATATCCTCGTCACCTCGGGGAGCTGCGGCATCGAAGGCGATGCTGTGGTGAAGGAACTCCGCTCCTCGGGCGCCCAGCGGATCGGGGGCAGCCTCCGCGGCCACTACGTCCGGGTGAGCGGCGTGCTCAACGTCGCCTGCGATCTCGAGACCGACGTGTTCAACTCGTCGGGCCGATTCGAGATCGGGGGGCTCCTCTCCGCGGACCGGGTCGAGGTGAAGCTCGTCGGGGACAGCCGCGCCCGCGAGATCGGCGGGGAGAACATCGACATCCGCGCGAGCTCCGGGTTCAACTTCGGGTTCAGCCTGAGCCGGGGGCTGCGGTTTGGGGTCGGGATCGGCACCCTCACCGTCGGCGAGATCGAGGGCGACCACATCCACCTCGAAGCGACCACCGCCGACGTCGTGCGCGGGAAGATCGTGGACATCGGGCCCGGCTGTCGGATCGGCCGGGTGGAGTACACGGAATCGCTCGAGGTCCATCCCGAGGCCGAAGTGCGGGAGAAGATCAAGCGATGA
- a CDS encoding DUF885 domain-containing protein, whose product MPTVSEAEFYAAVDRFFSRMLEEIPVAATQFGDHRYDHRLGDHSPAARARQEKMLRDALAELEALDPASWSRDAQIDHALIRQLAKSFRRGFEKTRDHERSPGMYLDEALGGVFLLLMRDFAPLRVRMRSVVGRLAEVPRVLSQGKENLIPEQVPKVWAEVAIEGGKRSLVLFRTVIPLLSLRTPRLAPRAVRASRAAAAAVRDYIAFLEREVLPRAQGEFAAGKELFEEILHEDHFLDYTADELLERGWKIFRDTKALMETVAAKVAPGKTAREILDEAKKDHPKRGELLSVYRKEVERVRRFVQEKGVATIPPGESLTVQATPPSMRPVIPYAAYMMPGPLEEKQEGIFLVTPVDRWMPRQAQEEKLAGHNYAKIPVTCLHEAYPGHHLQLVYANRYTKTLPRKLGSVLSSLFVEGWAFYCEELMEELGYIREPVQKLARLKDQLWRAARIILDVSLHTGKMTVEEAIRFLVDEVGLERANAQAEVYRYTAAPTQPMSYLIGKLEILSVIEEYKRRNPGVPLREIHDAILSCGSLPPKLLRERLFPA is encoded by the coding sequence GTGCCCACCGTAAGCGAAGCCGAGTTCTACGCTGCTGTAGACCGGTTCTTCAGCCGGATGCTCGAGGAGATCCCGGTCGCCGCGACCCAGTTCGGCGACCATCGCTACGACCATCGGCTGGGGGACCACAGCCCGGCCGCCCGGGCCCGCCAGGAGAAGATGCTCCGCGATGCCCTCGCTGAACTGGAGGCGCTTGACCCCGCGTCGTGGTCCCGCGATGCCCAGATCGACCACGCCCTCATTCGCCAGCTCGCGAAGTCGTTCCGACGCGGGTTCGAGAAGACGCGCGACCACGAACGGAGCCCGGGGATGTACCTCGACGAGGCCCTGGGGGGCGTATTCCTCCTCCTCATGCGGGACTTCGCCCCACTGCGCGTGCGGATGAGGAGCGTCGTCGGGCGCCTCGCGGAGGTCCCCCGCGTGCTCAGCCAAGGGAAGGAGAACCTCATCCCAGAACAGGTCCCCAAGGTGTGGGCGGAGGTCGCGATCGAGGGGGGGAAGCGAAGCCTGGTCCTCTTCCGGACTGTCATCCCGCTTTTGAGCCTCCGCACCCCGCGCCTTGCGCCCCGCGCAGTCCGCGCCAGCCGGGCCGCTGCGGCTGCGGTTCGGGACTACATCGCGTTCCTGGAGCGGGAGGTCCTTCCCAGGGCACAGGGCGAGTTCGCGGCGGGCAAAGAGCTCTTCGAGGAGATCCTCCACGAGGACCATTTCCTCGACTACACAGCCGACGAGCTCCTCGAGCGAGGTTGGAAGATCTTCCGGGACACCAAAGCCCTCATGGAGACCGTCGCCGCGAAGGTCGCCCCGGGGAAGACCGCCCGCGAGATCCTCGACGAGGCAAAGAAGGACCACCCCAAGCGGGGCGAGCTCCTGTCCGTGTACCGCAAGGAAGTGGAGCGGGTGCGGCGGTTCGTTCAGGAGAAGGGCGTCGCCACCATCCCCCCTGGGGAGAGCCTCACGGTCCAGGCAACCCCGCCCTCGATGCGGCCCGTCATCCCCTACGCGGCGTACATGATGCCCGGGCCCCTGGAGGAGAAGCAGGAAGGGATCTTCCTCGTCACGCCCGTGGACCGGTGGATGCCGCGGCAGGCCCAGGAGGAGAAGCTGGCGGGCCACAACTACGCCAAGATCCCGGTAACGTGCCTCCACGAGGCCTACCCGGGCCATCACCTCCAGCTCGTGTACGCCAACCGGTACACGAAGACCCTCCCCCGCAAGCTGGGGAGCGTCCTCTCCTCCCTGTTCGTGGAGGGGTGGGCGTTCTACTGTGAGGAGCTCATGGAGGAGCTCGGGTACATCCGCGAGCCGGTGCAGAAACTGGCGCGCCTCAAGGATCAGCTGTGGCGGGCGGCGCGGATCATCCTCGACGTGTCGCTTCACACCGGGAAGATGACGGTCGAGGAGGCGATTCGGTTCCTCGTGGACGAGGTGGGACTGGAGAGGGCGAACGCCCAGGCCGAGGTCTACCGCTACACCGCGGCGCCGACCCAGCCCATGAGCTACCTCATCGGAAAACTCGAGATCCTGAGCGTGATCGAGGAGTACAAGCGGCGGAATCCGGGGGTCCCGTTGCGGGAGATCCACGACGCGATCCTCTCCTGCGGGTCGCTGCCGCCGAAGCTCCTCCGGGAGCGGCTGTTTCCGGCGTAG
- a CDS encoding MFS transporter: MERWKARFFTIWTGQQFSLFGSSVAQFALVWWLTQETGSATVLATATLVAVLPQVILGPFAGALIDRWSRRWVMVVADGVIALASAGLGILFFTGRIQVWHIFLVKVIRGLGGAFHWPTMTASTSLMVPERQLSRVAGLNQTMHGAMNIVAPPIGAILLAVLPMHGIMGLDILTAALAIVPLLFIPIPQPARPEAGERRPYLVELGEGFRYIWGWKGLLIVLLGAALINFLVNPGFSLLPLFVVNHFGKGALELSWLESAFGIGMILGGLVLSTWGGFRRRMFTTLLGIVGMGIGILAMGFLPPTGLYLALGALFLTGFMGPIANGPLLALGQALVEPGMQGRVFSLLGSLSAGMMPLGLAVAGPVADLLGIQFWYVIGGAAMLTLGAVGFLLPQVRHLEDRQRPGIPPHP; encoded by the coding sequence GTGGAGCGGTGGAAGGCGCGGTTTTTCACGATCTGGACTGGGCAGCAATTCTCCCTGTTCGGGAGCTCGGTCGCCCAGTTCGCCCTCGTGTGGTGGCTCACCCAGGAGACCGGGTCGGCGACGGTGCTCGCCACGGCCACCCTCGTTGCGGTCCTCCCCCAGGTGATCCTGGGCCCATTCGCCGGGGCGCTCATCGACCGGTGGAGCCGCCGCTGGGTGATGGTCGTCGCCGACGGCGTGATCGCCCTCGCCTCGGCGGGGCTCGGCATCCTCTTCTTCACCGGGCGGATCCAGGTGTGGCACATCTTTTTGGTCAAGGTGATCCGCGGGCTAGGCGGGGCGTTCCACTGGCCGACGATGACCGCCTCCACCTCGCTCATGGTCCCCGAGCGGCAGCTTTCCCGGGTGGCCGGCCTGAACCAAACCATGCACGGGGCGATGAACATCGTCGCTCCGCCCATCGGGGCGATCCTGCTTGCGGTCCTCCCCATGCATGGGATCATGGGGCTCGACATCCTCACCGCCGCCCTCGCCATCGTCCCGCTCCTCTTCATCCCCATCCCCCAACCCGCTCGGCCGGAGGCGGGGGAGAGGCGACCCTACCTTGTCGAGCTTGGGGAGGGGTTCCGCTACATTTGGGGCTGGAAGGGGCTCCTCATCGTGCTCTTGGGTGCGGCCCTCATCAACTTCCTCGTCAATCCAGGCTTCTCCCTCCTCCCCTTGTTCGTGGTGAACCATTTTGGGAAGGGGGCTTTGGAGCTTTCCTGGTTGGAGTCGGCCTTCGGGATCGGGATGATCCTCGGCGGGCTCGTCCTCAGCACTTGGGGTGGATTCCGGCGGCGCATGTTCACCACCCTCCTCGGGATCGTGGGGATGGGGATCGGCATCCTGGCGATGGGTTTTTTGCCTCCCACCGGCCTCTACCTCGCCCTGGGGGCGTTGTTCCTCACGGGGTTCATGGGCCCCATCGCCAATGGGCCGCTTCTGGCCCTCGGGCAGGCGCTGGTGGAACCGGGGATGCAGGGCCGGGTGTTCTCCCTCCTCGGGAGCCTCTCCGCGGGGATGATGCCGCTCGGGCTGGCGGTGGCCGGGCCGGTGGCCGATCTGTTGGGGATCCAGTTCTGGTACGTGATCGGCGGGGCCGCCATGCTCACGCTGGGGGCGGTCGGGTTCCTCCTGCCCCAGGTGCGGCACCTTGAGGATCGCCAGCGGCCCGGCATTCCCCCTCACCCTTGA
- a CDS encoding PKD domain-containing protein, producing the protein MRRHFLVAFTVAGSLALSGCFSPVTGLRAVISTIPNPAQGAYPLLITFDASRSSSGIVEYLWSFGDGTTGSGLTVSHTYTDRGTYTAFLTVTAQNGDTAQAEVAIVVHSKKPVAKFTFSPATDLKVDEMALFDASASHDPDGTVAEYLWDFGDGSWTSTSLPTTHHIYGEEGEYIVTLVVKDNEGDTSDPYPGSIRVIRGGCCGKG; encoded by the coding sequence ATGAGAAGACATTTCCTCGTTGCGTTCACGGTCGCGGGCTCCCTCGCCCTCAGCGGCTGCTTCTCCCCCGTCACGGGGCTGCGGGCCGTGATCTCCACCATTCCCAACCCCGCCCAGGGGGCGTACCCGCTCCTCATCACGTTCGACGCCAGCCGGTCGAGCAGCGGCATCGTCGAGTACCTGTGGTCGTTCGGGGACGGCACCACCGGTTCCGGCCTCACCGTCTCCCACACCTACACCGACCGCGGAACGTACACCGCGTTCCTCACCGTCACCGCCCAGAACGGTGACACCGCACAGGCCGAGGTCGCGATCGTCGTCCACTCGAAGAAGCCGGTGGCCAAGTTCACCTTCTCCCCAGCGACCGACCTCAAGGTCGACGAGATGGCCCTGTTCGACGCGAGCGCATCCCACGACCCCGACGGCACGGTCGCCGAGTACCTGTGGGACTTCGGCGACGGGTCGTGGACCTCGACGAGCCTCCCCACCACCCATCACATCTACGGGGAGGAAGGCGAGTACATCGTGACCCTCGTCGTCAAGGATAACGAAGGGGACACCTCGGATCCCTATCCGGGCTCGATCCGGGTGATCCGGGGCGGGTGCTGTGGGAAAGGCTGA
- a CDS encoding endonuclease V: MGKAEIEVPDLPRTLRALLLSIPAGRVTTYRALAEALGDPGAAPFIAQWLSSSEAEDLPVHRVVHASGAVGRAWGGTQDEAAAKLAREGVRVVGSRVDPLARYFVWDFPTDRPLARLQEEQARIADQVILAPLPEVETIGALDVAYRDSEAVAAFVLASADGELIEHLTVRAPALFPYIPTYLSYRELPAYLAAVAAAAEAGWEADVLLVDGNGILHPRRAGVASHLGVLLDRPTVGVAKGHLCGHANTEGMAIGEWRPVVLDEETVGAAMRTDRNRTLFVSPGHRADLDGAIGLIQALTAGTALPVPLQWAHEVSAEAAHAPS, encoded by the coding sequence GTGGGAAAGGCTGAGATCGAGGTCCCCGACCTCCCGCGCACCCTCCGCGCGCTCCTCCTCTCCATCCCTGCCGGCCGGGTCACCACCTACCGCGCCCTCGCCGAGGCCCTGGGCGATCCGGGGGCGGCCCCATTCATCGCGCAGTGGCTTTCCTCCTCCGAAGCGGAGGACCTGCCCGTGCACCGCGTGGTCCACGCCTCGGGGGCGGTGGGCCGGGCGTGGGGGGGGACCCAGGACGAGGCGGCGGCGAAGCTCGCTCGGGAAGGGGTGCGCGTGGTCGGATCGCGGGTGGATCCCCTCGCCCGGTACTTCGTGTGGGACTTCCCGACCGACCGGCCGTTGGCACGGCTCCAGGAGGAGCAGGCGCGGATCGCGGACCAGGTGATCCTCGCTCCCCTGCCCGAGGTCGAGACCATCGGAGCGCTCGACGTCGCCTACCGCGATAGCGAGGCCGTCGCCGCGTTCGTCCTTGCGAGCGCCGATGGGGAGCTGATCGAGCACCTCACCGTTCGTGCTCCGGCCCTGTTCCCGTACATCCCGACCTACCTCTCCTACCGCGAGCTCCCCGCCTACCTTGCCGCCGTTGCGGCCGCTGCCGAGGCGGGATGGGAGGCGGACGTCCTCCTCGTGGATGGGAACGGGATCCTCCACCCGCGCCGCGCTGGCGTGGCGAGCCACCTCGGGGTGCTCCTCGACCGGCCGACGGTCGGGGTGGCCAAGGGGCACCTCTGCGGCCATGCCAACACCGAAGGGATGGCGATCGGGGAGTGGCGGCCCGTCGTGTTGGACGAAGAGACCGTGGGGGCGGCGATGCGCACCGATCGGAACCGGACCCTGTTCGTATCCCCTGGCCACCGTGCTGACCTCGACGGCGCCATCGGGCTCATCCAGGCCCTCACCGCGGGGACGGCCCTTCCTGTTCCGCTCCAGTGGGCGCACGAGGTTTCCGCTGAAGCCGCCCACGCCCCGTCGTAG
- a CDS encoding type II toxin-antitoxin system HicA family toxin codes for MTKLPNLSGHELARALRRLGYEEDHRTGSHIILRQAASPHRRLTVPDHKEIAKGTLRAVIRQAGLTVEELLGLLE; via the coding sequence GTGACCAAGCTCCCGAACCTCTCCGGGCACGAGCTTGCCCGGGCGTTGCGGCGGCTGGGGTACGAAGAGGATCATCGAACGGGGAGCCATATCATCCTACGGCAGGCTGCTTCGCCTCACCGGCGGCTCACAGTGCCCGATCACAAGGAAATCGCCAAGGGCACTCTGCGGGCTGTGATCCGCCAAGCCGGGCTGACCGTGGAGGAGCTCTTGGGCCTCCTCGAATGA
- a CDS encoding type II toxin-antitoxin system HicB family antitoxin, with product MKYRVIIEQDEDGMYVVHCPSLPGCVSQGRTRDEARANIRDAIAGYLASLREHGEAVPPPIEEEIVEVGA from the coding sequence ATGAAATACCGCGTGATCATCGAGCAAGACGAGGACGGGATGTACGTGGTGCACTGCCCATCGCTTCCCGGTTGTGTCTCTCAGGGGCGCACCCGGGACGAGGCGCGCGCCAACATCCGGGATGCGATTGCCGGTTACCTCGCGAGTCTGAGGGAGCATGGCGAGGCCGTTCCCCCGCCGATCGAGGAAGAGATCGTAGAGGTTGGGGCGTGA
- a CDS encoding DUF5615 family PIN-like protein: protein MKLLWDHNLSPRLVRKLADVFPDSLHVADVGLAAADDAQVWSYAAAYGCAIASKDSDFLQRSILFGPPPKAIQIRCGNCSTAEIEALLRRHASDVQAFLLDETAAFLVLGPD from the coding sequence ATGAAGCTGCTCTGGGATCACAACCTCTCGCCACGGTTGGTACGCAAACTTGCCGACGTGTTTCCCGATAGCCTTCATGTGGCCGACGTGGGGCTGGCCGCAGCCGATGACGCCCAGGTCTGGAGCTATGCCGCTGCTTACGGGTGTGCGATCGCGTCCAAGGATTCGGATTTTCTGCAGCGCAGCATCCTGTTCGGTCCGCCGCCCAAGGCGATCCAAATCCGTTGTGGGAACTGCAGCACAGCCGAGATCGAGGCCTTGCTAAGGAGGCACGCGAGCGACGTGCAGGCGTTCCTTCTCGATGAGACCGCCGCGTTCCTCGTGCTGGGGCCGGACTGA
- a CDS encoding DUF433 domain-containing protein → MDYRDRITIEPGKRGGKPCIRGLRITVQDVLEYLASGMTVEEILGDFPDLTREDIQACLAFAADRERKLTSIPSG, encoded by the coding sequence GTGGACTATCGCGATCGAATCACCATCGAGCCGGGGAAGCGTGGCGGCAAGCCGTGCATCCGTGGTCTGCGGATCACGGTGCAGGACGTGCTGGAGTATCTCGCCTCGGGGATGACGGTGGAGGAGATCCTCGGGGACTTCCCAGACCTCACGCGCGAGGACATCCAAGCATGCTTGGCGTTCGCGGCGGATCGGGAGCGTAAGCTCACCTCGATCCCCTCGGGATGA
- a CDS encoding fibronectin type III domain-containing protein → MRKHSTRTPITIGLLAAGMILGGCALLGLVAPGVPTGVDASDGSSLDRIAIVWESVSGALRYEVWRAPSEDGSYEKIGETPGTTYSDDTVTPNTTYWYRVKACNRSGCSDLSTADSGYAAGEGISQVPTGVSATDGTYTDRVRVTWNPSPGATSYEVWRDVARGGPYNLRGTVSGTTYDDRDASPGVVYWYKVKACNASGCSAFSAPDLGFTFASAPDPVTNVLATDGTYTDRVRVTWTAVTGAANYEVHRAESEDGTYTRRATVTGASYDDTGVTQGTTYWYKVKACNSAGCSAFSVPDFGHASTGGGGGGGGGSGGTGDLPGQPQNVTASDGAFADKIRVTWSSVSGATSYRIYRSDDSTFDITTDRIAETTSTSFDDVHHATNNPLGLCADYWYAVSAMNATGEGPLSVPDTGYRGTRVTGVPTVSATDGLHATKIVLTWNEISGATEYEVWRAESFGGSYTQIATKEEAADADPNTTVTFDDSTVVEVASYWEKTFYYKVKACSEATACGCGGSSAPESGYVRRTPDAPTNVNATDGTDTSKVVITWAAAERATRYEVYRSTSQTGTYTKITDADEDFINTSCTDTTAQAGTKYWYKVSACNGYGCGPMSDSDEGSRSTS, encoded by the coding sequence ATGAGGAAACACAGCACGCGAACGCCCATCACGATCGGCCTCCTGGCCGCGGGGATGATCCTCGGCGGGTGCGCCCTGCTCGGGCTCGTCGCCCCCGGCGTCCCGACCGGGGTGGATGCGTCGGACGGGAGCTCCCTGGACCGGATCGCGATCGTGTGGGAGAGCGTGAGCGGGGCGCTGCGCTACGAGGTGTGGCGGGCACCAAGCGAGGATGGGTCCTACGAGAAGATCGGCGAGACCCCCGGGACGACCTACTCCGACGACACGGTCACCCCGAACACCACGTACTGGTACCGCGTCAAGGCCTGCAACCGCAGCGGCTGTAGCGACCTCTCGACGGCCGACTCCGGCTACGCGGCGGGCGAGGGGATCTCCCAGGTCCCCACCGGGGTCTCGGCCACGGACGGGACGTACACGGACCGGGTGCGGGTGACGTGGAACCCGAGCCCGGGCGCAACGTCGTATGAGGTGTGGCGGGACGTGGCCCGGGGCGGGCCGTACAACCTGCGCGGCACGGTGAGCGGGACGACCTACGACGATCGCGATGCCTCGCCGGGCGTGGTGTACTGGTACAAGGTGAAGGCGTGCAACGCCTCCGGCTGCAGCGCGTTCTCAGCCCCGGACTTGGGGTTCACGTTCGCGAGCGCTCCCGATCCGGTGACGAACGTTTTGGCCACGGACGGGACGTACACGGACCGGGTGCGGGTCACCTGGACGGCCGTGACGGGGGCGGCGAACTACGAGGTCCACCGCGCCGAGAGCGAGGATGGGACCTACACCCGGCGCGCCACCGTCACCGGAGCTTCCTACGACGACACAGGCGTGACCCAAGGGACGACCTATTGGTACAAGGTGAAGGCGTGCAACAGCGCGGGCTGTAGCGCGTTCTCGGTTCCGGACTTCGGCCACGCCTCGACCGGGGGCGGCGGAGGGGGCGGCGGTGGCAGCGGCGGGACGGGCGACCTCCCCGGCCAGCCCCAGAACGTAACGGCCTCGGATGGGGCGTTCGCCGACAAGATCCGCGTCACCTGGTCGAGCGTCTCCGGAGCCACGAGCTATCGTATCTATCGGTCAGATGACTCCACGTTCGACATCACCACTGACCGGATCGCGGAGACCACCTCCACCTCCTTCGACGACGTCCATCACGCCACGAACAACCCACTGGGTCTGTGCGCGGATTACTGGTACGCGGTGAGCGCAATGAACGCGACAGGCGAGGGCCCACTTTCCGTGCCTGACACCGGGTACCGCGGCACCCGCGTGACGGGCGTGCCCACGGTCTCCGCCACCGATGGCCTTCATGCTACGAAGATCGTGCTCACCTGGAATGAGATCAGTGGGGCGACAGAGTACGAGGTGTGGCGGGCCGAGTCGTTCGGGGGGTCCTACACACAGATCGCTACCAAAGAGGAGGCCGCAGACGCCGACCCGAACACCACGGTCACGTTCGACGACAGCACAGTAGTAGAAGTGGCCAGCTATTGGGAGAAGACGTTCTACTACAAGGTGAAGGCATGTAGTGAAGCGACAGCGTGCGGGTGCGGCGGGTCCTCCGCCCCGGAGTCAGGCTACGTCCGGCGCACGCCGGATGCCCCAACGAACGTGAACGCCACGGACGGCACCGATACCAGCAAGGTGGTCATCACGTGGGCCGCAGCGGAACGAGCCACCAGGTACGAGGTGTACCGGTCCACGAGCCAAACCGGGACGTACACGAAGATCACGGATGCCGACGAAGACTTCATAAACACTTCCTGCACCGACACCACGGCGCAAGCAGGGACCAAGTATTGGTACAAGGTCTCGGCGTGCAACGGCTACGGGTGCGGCCCGATGTCCGACTCCGACGAAGGCTCTCGTAGCACGTCGTAA